A segment of the Spirochaetales bacterium genome:
CAGCTAAGAAATCTCCTTCCTCATCGTATCGATCCGAAGCTGATTACCGAAGAAAAATCCTGACGGGTTGAAATTGACGGTTACGAAAAAGCGCAAGGAATACCCAGAAAAGCGCTGAAAAGAATTCGAACAGGGATATGCGCGCGATCCCGTTCGCTTTCACGCATTCGACAATCATCTTCAGGTACCTTTCCTCACCGATGGTTCTCATCATCCAGATCTTTCGTATATTCCGGGAACTCGAAATAAGGGACACGGCGAGTATCACGATTCCCGGCTCGACGCTGAAAAGCGGTATTACCGCGAGCAGCAGGGTCAAAATACCGGACGGCCACCTGAATTTTCTGACGACCGGGTTTGTTTCGAGCAGCAGCCGCGGTGAGACGATATAAGTGCAGAGAATGTCGATGATTCTTGTCACTATAATTGCCGCGATCAGTACCGCCCTGAGGTTATCTGTTATAAATGCGACGATCATTATCATTTCTCCTTTTTTACACGGCCTTTTTTATCGTCTCCCGTTCCCGTCTGCCGGCCTCTTCCGCATCCTCCGCCGCACGCCGTGTCCCGTTCCTGGCGGCTTTTCGTTCGGATTCCCTGAGGATGATCTTTCGCAGCCTTATCGCCTCGGGCGTCACTTCCACGAGCTCGTCGTCATTGATATAGGCAATGCTGTCCTCGAGACTCATCGCGACCGGAGGAGTAAGGACGATATTTTCATCGCTTCCCGCGGCGCGTATATTGGTGAGTTTCTTGCCGCGTCCCGGGTTCACCACCAGATCGTTCTCGCGGGAATGCTCGCCGATAATCTGCCCCTCATAAAGGTTGACTTGTGGCCCAAGGAAAAGCCGTCTCCGTTCCTGGAGGTTGAAAAGTGCATAGGAGGAAGAGGTACACTCCTCCATACATATCAATACGCCGTTTTTCCTGTTCCTGATCTCACCGGCATATCTATCATACCCGCAAAACATGTAATTCATCGTTCCGGTCCCCCTTGATTCGGTGAGAAACTCGGTACGGAAGCCCAAAAGCCCGCGCGTCGGAATTTTATATATCAGCCGTACCATGCCGTCGGTATGCTGCATATCGAAAAGCCGGCCTTTTCTTACACCAAGCCTGCCGATAATACCGCCATGGTATTGTTCATCGACATCGATATAGAGTTCTTCATAAGGTTCGAGGAGTTCTCCCTTTTCCTTTTTATAGATCACCTCAGGCCGGGTGACCTGAAACTCGTACCCTTCACGCCGCATTTTTTCAATGAGAATCGAAATGTGAAGCTCTCCCCGTCCCGATACCTTGTAGCCGATACCCTCTATCATCGGTTCCACCCGAAGGGCCACATCGTTCAGTGTTTCCCGGTAAAGCCGTTCCCTGACATGCCGGCCGGTAACGTATTTACCGCTTCGTCCTGCAAAGGGGGAATCGTTCGGGATAAAATTCACGGACATGGTGGGCGGATCGAGTTCGACAAAGGGGAGGGGAAGCGGCTTGTCCGGATCGGTAATGGTCTCACCGATCGTTACCGCTTCCAGTCCCGAGAGGGCCACGATATCACCGGCAGCCGCGCGTTCGATTTCTTTCATTTTCGCCCCCTCGAAACTATATATCTTCGTGATACGGGCATTGAGTGAGACCGACTCCCCGCGGCAGCTTGCCACTTCACGGTTAACGGAAAGACTCCCCGACGAAATCCTGCCGATAGCGAGTCTTCCAAGAAACGACGAATAGGAAAGCGAACTCACGAGCATCTGTAACGGGGCATCGGGATCTCCCGGCGGTTCCGGGATATAACGGAGTATCGCTTCGAAAAGGGGGACAATGGTACCGTTTTTTTCCTCAGGCCCCTCTCCCGCATACCCGTCACGTGCCGAAGCATAGATAAACGGAAAATCGAGACTATTTCCGGATGGATCGAGTTTCAGTAACAGTTCGAGTACCTGATCGCAGACCCAGGCCGGCCGGGATGCGGGTTTGTCGATTTTGTTGATGACGACAATGACGGAAAGATGTAACGCCAATGCCTTTCGCAGGACATAATACGTCTGCGGCATGGGTCCTTCAGCCGCGTCGACAAGGAGCAACACCCCGTCAACCATCCTGAGGACACGCTCCACCTGTCCGCCGAAATCGGCATGGCCGGGCGTATCGACGATATTTATACGAACGTCTTTATAGGTAAACGACCCGTTTTTACTCGATATCGTAATCCCGCGTTCGCGCTCCAAATCCATTGAGTCCATCATCCGTTCCGCGACGGCCTGATTATCGCGAAACATCCCGCTTTGGCGGAACATCTGATCGACAAGGGTGGTCTTTCCATGATCGACATGGGCAATAATTGCGATATTTCTGATGTTTTTATCATGCATACTGTCACTCTCTCCTTGATTCCTCCGGAAACAATGTGCCGTCGATGCTTCAAAAAAACCGGGATACCGCCGGTTTACAAGCCGTACATCACCCTTTGCATCGATGAGGAATCATGCTTTTTCCTTCTTTGACTTTCAGGAAGGGAAAATGAGAATCTACAGAAAAAAAAGATGAAAGTCAAGGGGGATTGATGTGGCACTTTTCAATTTATTCCAGAGGTTGAAGAAGCATCATTATTTCAACGTCAATTATCAGGACTTCGATATTGTAGAAACGAAAACCCGCTAATCCTTCTGGAGTAGGTTCCTGAAACTGTCGATAAAGGCCCCCATATTCCCGAGGTCGAGGGGAAGAATGATCTGCGTCTTCTCTTTTGCGAGTTTCCGAAGCTGTCCGATATACTCTTCCGCGATCCGCAGCGCGACCGCCTCGTCGCCCCCCTTTTCACGAATGGCTTCGGCGATACTGGTAATGCCGATCGCGGTGGCGTGGGCCAGGGCCTCGATTTCGTTCGCCTTGCCTTCGGCCTCGTTGATAAGCCTCTGTTTTTCTCCTTCACTCTTCTGGATCGCCTCTTCCATAACACCGAGTGAATAGTTGATCCGCGACTGCATTTCACCCTCGCTCGTTGCTATCACCGCCCTCCTCACGCGCTCGGCTTCCATCTGGACTTCCATGACCGTAAGGATATCCCGCGGCACGGTGATGTTTTTGATCTCATACCGCGTCACCTTCACACCCCAGGGATCGGATGCCTCGTCGACCGCCTTGACAACATGCGCGTTGATCTGATCCCTTTCTTCAAAAGTCTTGTCCATATCCATTCTGCCGATCACGCTTCTCATCGTTGTCTGGGCCATAAGCCGTGTTGCGTAAAGAAACTTGTTTATTCCATAGCTTGCTTTCTTCGGATCAACGACCTTGAGATAGAGAATCCCGTCGACCTCGACCCGGATATTGTCTTTGGTAATACAGGGCTGGATCGGAACATCGATCGCCCGTTCCTTGAGGCTGTGTTTGTAGCGGACCCGGTCGATGAGCGGAACAAGAAAGTGAAATCCCGCACCGATCGTTTTCACGTACTTGCCGAGCCGTTCCACGACCATCGCCGTTTGTGCCGGAACAATTCTGATACTCCTCGCAAGAATTGAAAAAGCACCGAGGCCAAGACCGATTCCCACCGCTATCCAGATATATTGCATGATTTCTCCTATCATACGATTTTCTCCTTTCCCGGTCTTTCTTTCACGATTTCTTTCAGCACATCGCTTTCTTTTCCCGTGCCGGCGACAAGCGACCGGAGCATCCCCTTGAGATTGGCGATATCCGACGGCAACACCGACGTATCGGCCCGGGACAGAATCGTTCCGAACTCGGCGATAAACTGCTCCGCGATGCGAAGCGAGACCGCCGATTTACCGCGGGGCTGCTGTATTGCGGCGGCAATCTGTTTGATCCCCTTCGCCGTTGCCATCGCGATCAACTCGATCGCCTTCGAGCGTCCCTCAGCCTCACTCATTTTCCGCTGCCGTTCCCCCTTACTCATGTTTACCGCTTCTTCTTTCTCACCGATCGACTTGTTGATCCGGGCGACCTTTTCACCCTCACTCTTGAGGATTTCGGCACGTTTTTCACGTTCCGCCCGCACCTGTTTTTCCATGGCGTCCTGAACCGTCTTTGACGGGGTGATGTCCCTTATTTCATACCGTGTTACCTTGATCCCCCACGGATCGGAAGCCTCATCGACCGCCCGTACAATCGAAGCGTTCAGCTTGTCCCTTTCGGAAAAACTCTTGTCAAGATCGATCTTGCCCATCTCGCTTCTCATCGTCGTCTGCGCAAGTTGCGCGGTCGCGAACCGGTAATTTTCGATGCCGTAACTCGCCTTTGAAGGATCGACCACGCGCAGATAAAGGATACCGTCGACTTCCACCTGAACGTTATCCTTGGTTATACAGGTCTGCGGCGGAACGTCGATAACCTCTTCTTTCAGAATATGCCGGTAGGCTGCCCGTTGAATAACGGGAACGATGAGGTGAAATCCCGCATAAATCGTTTTCTGGTATTTCCCGAATCGCTCGATGATATAGGCTTCCTGTTCCGGGATAATTTTTATCATCTTGAATAAAAGAATCACGGCCAGCACACCGAGGATAATCCCCACTATTCCTCCCATTGTTACTCCTCCTTATATGGTAATTTTTCCGGTTCCCCGTTTCCGCCCACTCTGGTCACAATCAGGGTGAGATTGTCTTTTTTGAGTATTTCAACCGTGTCACCGACCCTGATATTTTCATCATAGGCGATCGCTTTCCAGGAAGTTCCCTCGAAAGAAACCCTCCCGGCCTTGTTGTTTTCAATCGGTTCAATAACCGTCGCCTGTTTACAGACAAACTCATCCTCTCCCGTATCCCGCTGTTCCTTGCCGCGGAAAATCTTGCTGAAAAATTTTCTGAAAAAACCGAGGGTGAGTCCGGAGGAAACAAGCCATATGATAAATTGAAGTAATAAATTCTCTTTAAGTCCCGGTATCAGCCAGGTAAGGAGGGAAACAAGAAGGGCGCCGGCGCCGAAGAAAAAAATCACAAATCCCGGAATAAACATTTCCGCACCAAGAAGGAGGAGACCGGCGATAAGCCAGACAAGAGGTATAAAATCCATATAATTATTCCTCCTTTATTAAGATCTTACGAATGGTAATATATGGACTTTTTCATGTCAATATTTGAGGGCGGTCATTTCTTGTTATTTTTTCTCAAATACCGATTGATAGACGTTCCAGGTGCTTTCGATGAGTGTTTTGATGTCACTCAAGGACGTTTTCCATCCAAGAAGACTCCCCGCATAATCGGAAGAAGCGAAAAGAACTGCAGGATCGCCGGGCCTTCTGCCTGTTATCTTTGAAGGAATATTTTTACCGGTTACCTTCTCGGCCGTCTCGTACATTTCCATTACCGATATCCCCATACCGCTTCCCAGATTCACGATCAGACTTTCATCGTTTCCTGCGATGTAATCAATCGCCTTTACATGGGCGTCCGCGAGATCTGTCACGTGAATATAATCGCGGATACATGTTCCGTCCGGCGTGTCGTAATCATCACCAAAAATCTCGAGAATATTGCGTTTCCCGACCGCCACTTCCATAATTATAGGTAATAAATTTGCGGGATTTTTTTCGAGTCCGTGAATTCGGCCCTTCGGATCGTACCCGGCCGCGTTAAAATATCGAAGCGACGCATACCTTATCGTCTTGAGCCGGTCATACCACGAAAGTAATCCCTCGATCACCAATTTTGTAAAACCGTAAAAATTTCCGGGTTCAGTCGCGTGTTTTTCATCGATCGGGAGGTATTGCGGTTCACCGTACACCGCAGCGGATGAAGAAAAAACGACAGTTCGAATTCCATTTGCATATGCTGTGTTTAGGATATTGACCGTTCCGTTAATATTGTTTGTCGCATATTTCCCGGGCACGATCATCGATTCACCCGCGGCCTTGAAAGCCGCAAGATGGATGATCCCGTCAAAGCCGCGGGCCATCACATCGTTGAGGGTATCGGTATCGAGAATATCGGCTTCGACAAAAACGCATTCCCTGAACAGATTTTCCCTGCACCCGCTTGAAAGATTGTCATAAACGGTGATTTCGTGGCCTTTTTCAAGACAGGCGAGAACCACATGACTTCCGATATATCCGGCCCCGCCCGTCACGAGTAGTTTCATTGTCCCTTCCCCGGTCTATATTTAATTCTGGAAAAGAGAAAGATCAACCGCATCGGCCATCAAGCGATAGCCTTCCGGACTCAGATGAAGATGATCGCCGCTGTCAGCTTTCTTGAGCAACCGGGAAGGGTTCTTCGGATCCCTTACCGCCTGGTCCATGTCGATGACGGCATCGAACTTTTTGCCGGTTCGTATCCATTCGTTTACCGTTTGTCTTGCCTGTTCGCGTTCGGGGCTGTCATAAAAAGACCCCCCGAATGGCGTGATCGTCGCCCCATAGACATTAATCGAAGCTTTGTGTGCCATTGTAATGATAGATTCATACGCCTCAATCAATTGCTTTGCGACATTATCGGCGGCCGCTTTTCCGCTTACCCCGCCGATATCATTAACACCTTCCATGACAATCAGCCATTTAACACCCTGCTGATCAATGACGTCCCGCTGAACACGTGTCAAAAGAGAAGGTCCCAATCCGCCCCGTAAAACCGCGTTCCCGCCGATTCCGGCATTATAAATACCGATATCGGCAGTTTTTTCGTCCGCCTGCATCCGCCGGGCAAGCTGGTCGGGCCATCTGTTGTTTTTATTCGTTGTCGAACCTCTGCCGTCGGTAATCGAATCCCCGACAATGACAAGCGTCGCCCTTCCCGGAGGAGAAGCCGCCTCGAGTCCCGCAAGGATATACCAGTGTTCGACACGGGTCGCACCGGACATTTCCGGATCCGAAACTGCATCCCCGCTTATAATGTAGGATGTGGTACGGGAACCGGGGTGTCCCGTTATTGCCCTGTTGTTGAGTTCGAAAAAATAGATACTCACCGCGAGTTCCGAGAGCGGTTTCACATTAAAATCAAATGGATCGGAATAGATTTCTCCCCTTGGGGGGATAGTAATCGAAGATGCGCCCTGAAAGGTGAGTGCCGTGTCGCTTTGGGAATCGATCGAGCTTCCGCCTTTCGATACCGCGACGTGAACGGCCTCAATGACAACGGGATCGATACTGAACAGATTCGAAAATTTGAAACGCAAGCGCGATCCGCCGGTCGACACATGGATGACCTGACGAAGGGTACTGTATTTCAGTCCGGGCGGCGGCGGCAGATTATTCGGTTCCGTCAACTGCTGTGCAGCCCCCCACGTCACTATCCAGTCGCTTTGTTTTCCCTGCAACGAATTACTTCCCATACTGACACATCCAACCAATAATGAGGCTAAACACACTGTAAAAATCACGAATAAAATAAGGTTTTTCATTTTCATTGTTTTTACTCCTCATATTTTTAAATCGAAAGTCTTCATGTTAAGCTTTAAAAAAAAATTTTCGATTACCTGTTTCCTTTGTATCGGATACGTATTTTTTTATACATACCGTCACCTTCACTTACCGTCTCGACATCGTCGAGTTTACCCAGCGTCGTATGAACGAGTCTTCGTTCAAAAGGATTCATAGCATCAAGAAGCATCGATGAATGTGTTCTTCGCACTTGATGAGCTATTTTCTGGGCATATGAAATGAGGCTTCTTTCCCGACGTGCCCTGTAATCTTCAGTATCAACAATGACCTTCAGCGCCTTTGTCTTTCCTATTTTCCCCGCATATACATTGACCAGCAATTGAAGTGAATCGAGCGTTTTACCTTTTTTACCAATCAGTATCCCCGAAAACTTGCTTCTGATATCGAGCAACAGGCGGCCTCTATCCCTGGAAAGAATATGAACGTCTCCATTCATATTCATTTTTTGCAATAATGTCGATAAAAACCCGACAATATCGGAAACATACTCTCCATCATCATCGGTATCATGTTTTTTGATTTCATCATGTTCATCATCACAATGAACCCTTATCTTGACTTTCGACTTTCCAAAGATAAATGAGGCCTTTACCTCTTCAACTTCCTCGATATTTATCTGATCGGGTGTGATTCCCAATTGCGAACATGCCAGTTGTATTGCTTCCTCTTCTGTTTTTCCTTCAAATTCCCTTATCATATTTCCACAACTCCTCAATATAATTATATCGCTTATCCCTTATTAACATACCTTCCTATAATATCACAATACATGTATAATAACCGGAAATGCATATCTTTTTTAATAAGTGTAAGCGCTTTTTATGCTACTTCTTCTTTTTGATAATATTCTTTTTTACCAGTTCCTCCTTGAGTGATGTAATAAGTCCCTTTCCGCCTTTCTTCTTTTGAACATAGTTGATATACATCTGTTGAAATATTGAAAGGATATTCTGTACCGTCCAGTAAAGAACAAGTCCCGAAGACTGTTCATACAAAAAGAAAAAGAAAATGACGGGCATCGCATACATGAAAATCTTCATCTGGTTTGTCGTCGATGTCGGTGTCTGTGATACTTTTTGTTGAAATAAAAAGGTTCCAACCATGATCAAAGGAAGCGCCCTCACGTCCGCCCAGCCGAGAAACGGTATCGTGAACGGTAATCTGAAAATACTTTCAGGTGAAGAAAGGTCCGTGATCCATCCGGGAATGAAAACGGCCCCGCGGAGATCGAAATAATTCCCCAATAATCCATATAACGCAAAAAAAATCGGTAACTGTATCAACATGGGAAGACATCCCATAAGGGGATTGATTCCTTCTTTTTTGTAGAGTGTGGCCATTTCAGCGTTCAATTTCTGCGGATTATCTTTGTATTTCGTCTTGAGTTCCTCGATTTTCGGATTCAAGGCCTGCATTTTCGTCGTCGATTTAAATCCCTTCTGTGTGAGGGGAAAGAAAAGAATCTTTATGATGATTGTCATCAAAATGATCGCTACACCCCAGTTTTGCACAAGACCGTGGAGAAAAGTGAGAAGGAGTTTGAGTAATTCGGACAGCCAGTCGAGAAATATGTTTTCAGATATTACCTTGTCGAATCCGTAATCGGTATGGGTTTTCAGGATATCCTTTATATTTGGACCGATGTAAAACTTGTAAGTATCGTCAATTCTCGGAAGCCGTTCATAGCTCCTGTTGAAAAAAATCTCGGAATGATCGATAAGCCCTTCCATCGGAGTAATATCGAATCCAATCTGCTCCTTTTCGAATTTGTCCAGAGGCGGACGGGCTATAACGACAAAATACTTGCCTTCGATGGCGACCCAGTCGGGAGAATCCTTTATCAATACTTTTTTCTTGCTTTTCACCTCTCCGGTGAAATCTTTTCTTCCGCCCTTATACCCCTTGAAATAGATATACCGTCTTTTATCAATCTTTTCATCGATCGGCTTATCGAGAGGAGGTCCTATCTGGGGACCGAACGAAAATGTGTAAAGAAGTTCTTTCGGTTCTCTCTTATCGTCTTTATTATCGGAAAAAAGCATCTGCTTGAATTTAAGAGGAATATTTCCGCCGTCTTTTTCGATAATCGAAACCCGGTACTCGAGTAAATAATCTTCACTAAACGAAAACGATTTTATCAGTGTGATAATACTTTCATTTTCGCCTTCTTCCGTTTTTTCAATAATCCTGTAATCGCGGGAAAACTCGGATACGTTTTCTTCTCTGCTGTGTTTGAAATGAAAAAGATCGCTTTTTGTCGAATAATCTCCAAACCGCATTTCAAAAGGATACTCGTTTGTCTCACCCGATACGATCATTTCGATGGGTGAACCGTCGGTGTCTTTATATTTTTTAAGCTGTATCGAAGTGACAAGCCCTCCTCGTGTGCGAAAAGTGACATCGACCTCATTTGTCGAGACTGTTTTTTTCTCTTCAAAAAGCTTTTCATCTTCAACGGGAACGATTGTTATGCCCGTCGATTTTTCTTTGCTTATATCCTCACCAACCGTTTCCTCTCTTTTCTCTTCTCCTGTCACGGGAGGGGGGGTAGGTTGAAAAAAGGTATAATTTATCACCATAAAAACAGTGAAAATACCCACGGAGATAATAATCGCCAATATCGTATTTCTATCCATTACATTACTCCATCCTTATCTTTATTACGGCACCGGATCATAACCACCTGGATGAAAGGGATGGCATTTGAAAATTCGTTTAATAAACAAAAACATTCCCTTTATCGAACCATACCGCGAAATTGCCTGTTTGGCATATTCGGAACATGAAGGGTAAAATCTGCACTGAGAAGGAAAATAAGGAGAAATTCCATACTGATATAGAGTAATAAGAAAAACAAGAATGCGCTTCATAGAAAAATCCTCTCTATCACAGTATCAGACTGGCATCGAAAAAAAGCTGTCGTACAATCTCATATACATCTTTGTAACAAAATCGTCCCGGAGGTATAATAATACCGATATCATATCCTTTCATAAGTGCAGCGTCAAAATATCTGTATATTTCTTTAACCCGTCTTCTTTGCTTGTTCCGATCGACCGCTCGTGTGAATCCCTTTTTTGCAATCACAACAATTCTGTTACAATCCAGACCATTTTCTTTGTAAATAAGTGCAAATCCATTCCATGTAATTTTTCTCGATTTTCTAAATAGCCCTTTTATTTCTCTGCTTTTGCAAAGACGAATTATTCTAGTACGGTTTTTTTTCCTCCGAGACACTGAGCTTTTTTCTGCCCTTTCTTCGTCTTCTCTTGAGTATAAGTCTTCCGCTTTTTGTCTGCATTTTTGCCCGGAAACCCAGTCTTCTTTTTCTTTTCACCCTGCTGGGTTGAAATGTCCGTTTCATATGCTATCTCCTTCAATGCATGAAACCATTCTGTAAAAGGATCAATGAGTATATATGCTATTTTACAAAAGAACGGTTATTTCATGCTTAGTTCTTTTCACTTCATCAGTATTATAATAACTATCTATATTATAAATAGATGATTTAGTCAAAAATAACTCACAAAGAGTACGGATATCATAAATCCTGCTATAGATTATTCAAATATCACCCTTTTGTCAACTCCTCATCACCCCTTTTTTCAATACTCATAGATAGCTTTTCGAGTACAGAACGAAGCCTTTGATCACCGATTTTTTCAAGCAACACCTTATTATCTTCAATTTGGGACGGGGATGTAATCGTATCGGGTTCAACGGACATTTTTGTATTTACGCCGGAAACGCTTTCTGTTTTTGGCTTATAAAGAGAATTTCCGGTTACCCGTATTTTAATAGAATAAATGTTTAGCTCTGGATAGTACTTTCTTATTTTTTTGAGAATACTATTTTCTTTCAATCTCAGCAGTTGAAGCCATCCGGGATGATCGACTTCGAGAAGGAGTGAGTGATGTACAATATCGACAATAACGGTATGACCATAAAGTTTTTCACCGATAATCTTTTCCCACTCTGAAAAAAAACGGCTGTACCGTTTCCCCTCTTCTTTTTTTTCTTTTGAGAGTATTCCGCCGAGATATTTTTTTAATATGTCGCCTGCCCGTTCCATTGACTTATCGCTCCATCATGAATAAAATACTTGATTATATTCGTCCCGCTCCTTTTAATAAAGCTTTCATCGGGTAAAAACGTAAAGAAAATCTGTTCAAAATCCCTCAGATTATCATAAAACCTCGATCTTTTCTGTAAATCAAGCTCGAGAAGCACGTCATCAATGAGAAGGACTGGTTTTTTCCCTGTTTTTTTATAACAGTACCATGATTGCGCGGTCCTGAGAATCAACGAAAGCAATCTGATCTGGCCTGTTGAAGCAACGGAAACAACATCACGGTTTCCTATTTCAAAATAAAGCTGATCTCGATGCGGTCCCGATATTGTCATACCGTACTCCGCTTCCTTTTTTCTATTCTTTCTTAATAAATCAAGTATATTCTCCTTCGTTCCCTGTTCCTTCCATGAGGGCTTGTAGACAATCGATGCCGGAACATTCATTCCCGATATCAATCCGAACAATGACGAAAATGTCCCGTTAAACTCTTCTATTACCTTTTTCCGTATCGTCTGTATCCCGAGTCCGCAGATGGCAAGCTTCTCGTCATATACAGAAACCAGATCAAACTGTTTTTTTTTGAGACAGCAGTTTCTGTTTTTGATAATTTTACTATATTCGCGAAGCTGTTCAATGAAATCCGTCTTTATAAGACTTATTGTTTGATTGATAAAAAACCGTTTTCGTTCGGGAGGTCCCTGAATAAACGTCATATCGTCATGTGCAAATATGATACATGGAATCATATGTACCATTTCTTTTCTATCGATAATCCGGCTGCCGTCCACACGGATTTCTTTGTCCTTTCGTCGAAAGAGACGAACATCCACATCTTTTTCGCATGTATCATACACAATGCGCGCTTTTAGCGAACATGCATCCGTTTCATTTTTTATCATATACTGATTTTTTTTCGTTCTGAAAGAAACGCCGAAACAAAGACAATAAAGGGCTTCAAGAAAATTAGTTTTTCCCTGACCGTTTTCACCGATAAGAAATACTTTCTCCGCCTCCGTCGGAATTTTTTCATTCTTCAGATTTCTGAAGTTATAGAATTGAACATAGATAAAGCCCATTATTTTTTTTGCATCGGCATGATAATATGAAGTATATTATTGTCAGGAATCGCCTTGATCGTAATCGTTTTTTCAGGGTCCGTATACTCAATGCTTACTTTTTCTTCTCCCATCTCTCTCAACGGTTCAAGAAGATACATATAATTCAATACAATCGTTACTTCCTTTTCATCATTACTCTCGCATGATATTTCTTCCTGTGCCATTCCAATCTCCGCTTCATCGGAACTGACAATCATTACATCCCCTTTTACATGAAGATATAATCTTCTCGACTTCTGTTCAACCATTAGAGAAACACGTTTTACGGCATTCTCAAGGTCATCCCTGCTTACCGTAACGGCATTTATCTGTTTTTCCGGAATTACCTTGTTATAATTAGGAAATTTACCATCAATAAGATTCGAACAGAACTTATAGCTGCCGAATTTTACAAAGACATTTTTATCCGTAATCGCAATATAAATATTTCCCTCTCCCGGTAGCAGTTTTTTAAGTATCGTCAATATTTTTGGCGGTATAATCGTACTTTTAATATCATTAAAATTACCATCGATATTTCGAAAAACATACGAGAGCCTTCTCCCGTCTGATGCGACCATAATTAAACGGTTATCGATTTTCTCACAATTCACACCATTCATAAAATAACGCGTCTCATCATCCGAGATCGCGAAAATCGTGTTCGCAATCATCGTAATAAAATCTTTCTGGGCAAATTCGAAATATTCATCGTGACCGATCTCGGGAATTTCAGGATATTTTTCTGCAGCAATACTTTTTAGATTGAACGTAATTTTCTTAAACACAGGTTTTATAAAAAAAATATTTTTTTCTCCGAGTTCGAATTCGACTTCCCCATCGGGAAGAGAACGAATAATTTCAAAAAATTTTTCACAATATACGGTAACACTTCCATGTTGAATAACGTCAACAGGAATGACTGTTTCAAAACTCAATTTCAAATCGGATGATTTTATGAAAAGACTGTTTTCACCCGTTTCGAGAAGAACATTTGACAATATCGATAATACGTTGCGTGATGAAATAATTTCCTGTGCAATACCAATCGATTTTAATATGATGTTTTTTTCACAGTTAAACTTCATCGTTTGTCCCTTTCAATATATATATATAAATTCAAGAAGTTGTAATAGTATGTTTGTTGATATTGTGGAAAAACGGAAG
Coding sequences within it:
- a CDS encoding NfeD family protein, with translation MDFIPLVWLIAGLLLLGAEMFIPGFVIFFFGAGALLVSLLTWLIPGLKENLLLQFIIWLVSSGLTLGFFRKFFSKIFRGKEQRDTGEDEFVCKQATVIEPIENNKAGRVSFEGTSWKAIAYDENIRVGDTVEILKKDNLTLIVTRVGGNGEPEKLPYKEE
- the galE gene encoding UDP-glucose 4-epimerase GalE codes for the protein MKLLVTGGAGYIGSHVVLACLEKGHEITVYDNLSSGCRENLFRECVFVEADILDTDTLNDVMARGFDGIIHLAAFKAAGESMIVPGKYATNNINGTVNILNTAYANGIRTVVFSSSAAVYGEPQYLPIDEKHATEPGNFYGFTKLVIEGLLSWYDRLKTIRYASLRYFNAAGYDPKGRIHGLEKNPANLLPIIMEVAVGKRNILEIFGDDYDTPDGTCIRDYIHVTDLADAHVKAIDYIAGNDESLIVNLGSGMGISVMEMYETAEKVTGKNIPSKITGRRPGDPAVLFASSDYAGSLLGWKTSLSDIKTLIESTWNVYQSVFEKK
- the typA gene encoding translational GTPase TypA: MHDKNIRNIAIIAHVDHGKTTLVDQMFRQSGMFRDNQAVAERMMDSMDLERERGITISSKNGSFTYKDVRINIVDTPGHADFGGQVERVLRMVDGVLLLVDAAEGPMPQTYYVLRKALALHLSVIVVINKIDKPASRPAWVCDQVLELLLKLDPSGNSLDFPFIYASARDGYAGEGPEEKNGTIVPLFEAILRYIPEPPGDPDAPLQMLVSSLSYSSFLGRLAIGRISSGSLSVNREVASCRGESVSLNARITKIYSFEGAKMKEIERAAAGDIVALSGLEAVTIGETITDPDKPLPLPFVELDPPTMSVNFIPNDSPFAGRSGKYVTGRHVRERLYRETLNDVALRVEPMIEGIGYKVSGRGELHISILIEKMRREGYEFQVTRPEVIYKKEKGELLEPYEELYIDVDEQYHGGIIGRLGVRKGRLFDMQHTDGMVRLIYKIPTRGLLGFRTEFLTESRGTGTMNYMFCGYDRYAGEIRNRKNGVLICMEECTSSSYALFNLQERRRLFLGPQVNLYEGQIIGEHSRENDLVVNPGRGKKLTNIRAAGSDENIVLTPPVAMSLEDSIAYINDDELVEVTPEAIRLRKIILRESERKAARNGTRRAAEDAEEAGRRERETIKKAV
- a CDS encoding paraslipin, whose translation is MQYIWIAVGIGLGLGAFSILARSIRIVPAQTAMVVERLGKYVKTIGAGFHFLVPLIDRVRYKHSLKERAIDVPIQPCITKDNIRVEVDGILYLKVVDPKKASYGINKFLYATRLMAQTTMRSVIGRMDMDKTFEERDQINAHVVKAVDEASDPWGVKVTRYEIKNITVPRDILTVMEVQMEAERVRRAVIATSEGEMQSRINYSLGVMEEAIQKSEGEKQRLINEAEGKANEIEALAHATAIGITSIAEAIREKGGDEAVALRIAEEYIGQLRKLAKEKTQIILPLDLGNMGAFIDSFRNLLQKD
- a CDS encoding paraslipin, whose protein sequence is MGGIVGIILGVLAVILLFKMIKIIPEQEAYIIERFGKYQKTIYAGFHLIVPVIQRAAYRHILKEEVIDVPPQTCITKDNVQVEVDGILYLRVVDPSKASYGIENYRFATAQLAQTTMRSEMGKIDLDKSFSERDKLNASIVRAVDEASDPWGIKVTRYEIRDITPSKTVQDAMEKQVRAEREKRAEILKSEGEKVARINKSIGEKEEAVNMSKGERQRKMSEAEGRSKAIELIAMATAKGIKQIAAAIQQPRGKSAVSLRIAEQFIAEFGTILSRADTSVLPSDIANLKGMLRSLVAGTGKESDVLKEIVKERPGKEKIV
- a CDS encoding SGNH/GDSL hydrolase family protein; translation: MGSNSLQGKQSDWIVTWGAAQQLTEPNNLPPPPGLKYSTLRQVIHVSTGGSRLRFKFSNLFSIDPVVIEAVHVAVSKGGSSIDSQSDTALTFQGASSITIPPRGEIYSDPFDFNVKPLSELAVSIYFFELNNRAITGHPGSRTTSYIISGDAVSDPEMSGATRVEHWYILAGLEAASPPGRATLVIVGDSITDGRGSTTNKNNRWPDQLARRMQADEKTADIGIYNAGIGGNAVLRGGLGPSLLTRVQRDVIDQQGVKWLIVMEGVNDIGGVSGKAAADNVAKQLIEAYESIITMAHKASINVYGATITPFGGSFYDSPEREQARQTVNEWIRTGKKFDAVIDMDQAVRDPKNPSRLLKKADSGDHLHLSPEGYRLMADAVDLSLFQN